In Coleofasciculus sp. FACHB-T130, the sequence CCAGCCAGGGGTTTAAGTTCTGGTGATAATTCTCGGAAATAAGCTTCTTTCGCTTCAGCGAGTTGTTCGCCTTCTGCGAATGTTAGCTGAGGGAGAATATCTTGGATAATGACTGGATTGAGGCGTCCGCTAATCCGTTTTTGGTAAAAATTCTCGTCAATATCAATACCGTATTGTTTTAAAATATCTTGCCAAGATTTGTAATGGATTCGGTCAGTATTTACCAGAGTCCCGTCCAAGTCAAATAAAATTGCAGCCAACATAGTTTCAGGGGCGAGACGATTGAATCAGTGCCGTAGCTATCCTAGGGTGGGAAGCAAAGCCAAGCAAACATTCTGTCATCTTACCTGTACCTTTTGCCGTATTGAAGAAAACACTCCCAAGCGGACAATAGTAAGTATGCAGTCGCTCGACTGTTATACCCTCAATTGACAAAGCGGGATAAAAAGAGCGATCGCTTTCTATCTCTGCTGTGTCGTAACTTCTGTACTAATGTCCTCAAACTTTTTGTTATACGGTGCGAATGGCTATACCGGAACCCTGATTGCGCGATTGGCAGTGCAGCAAGGGTTACGCCCGATTCTGGCAGGACGCAATTCCGAAAAGTTGCAGCCGTTGGCGACATCGCTTGGTTTAGAACATCGCGCCTTTAGCCTAGAAAATGAGTCCGCCGTGGATGCGGCACTCCAGGATGTTGCAGCCGTACTCCACTGTGCAGGGCCATTCTCCCGCACCTCAAAGCCAATGGTTGAAGGGTGCCTGCGGACAAAAACCCATTATTTGGATATTACCGGAGAAGTTGCAGTATTCGAGGCGATCGCTGCCAAAGACGCTGAGGCAATTAAAGCAGGCGTAATGCTGCTTCCCGGCGTCGGTTTTGATGTCGTTCCTTCTGACTGTCTCGCCGCTCATCTCAAGAAACAGCTGCCTTCAGCAACAAGTCTGGCGCTGGCTTTCACCGCTGGTCAGACATCGCGGGGAACTGCCACAACAATCGTAGAAGCTCAGAAGCAAGGAGGCTTAGTGCGGCGGGGTGGCGTTCTCACTCCAGTTCTAACTGCCTGGAAAACTCGAACCATCGACTTTGGAGAAGGCCCTGTTTTAGGCACCACACTTCCTTGGGGAGATGTGTCTACCGCTTTCTACAGCACGGGGATTCCCAATATTGAAGTTTATATGGCAACTCCTCGCTCCACTTACTGGGCGCTAGTCGCAAGTAGATATTTGGGTTGGTTATTGGGGTCGCCACCCATGCAAAGCTTACAGAAACGTCTAATCCAAGCTCAACCACCAGGACCAACTGATGCACAAAGGCAACAGGGAAAAACTAGATTGTGGGGAGAGGTGTCAGATAATGGCACAACTAAGGTATCCCGGTTGCAATGCCCAGAAGGCTATACGCTGACGGCACTGACAGCGCTGGCTATTGTTACTAAGGTGCTTGCCGGACAGGTGAGTGTCGGCTTTCAGACGCCTTCCAAAGTCTATGGTGCCGATTTGATTTTAGAAATTGAGGGGGTTGAGCGGTCAGATATTAACTCAGATATTAACAATGGGTAATCGGGGTTCCAGGACCCATTACCGATTACCGATTACCCATTACCAGCTTTATCTACCCAGATGGCGAGCTGCTAACTGCATCGCATCAGCAATATCGACATCGCCATCGCGGTCAGCATCTAAGAAAGTATTCAGAACTGGATTCGAGCCTTGCGGATTTTGAGCGCTGGAGCCAGTTTTTAGGAGATTTAACACCAGGGGAACGAGAATTGGCAACATCTGTTGAATCATCGCCGGATTCAAGCCGGTTCTTTGAGCAATGACTTGCACGATTTGCGGCACTTGGGAAAAACCAAAAAGCGCATCAACGGCTTGAGGATTGGGAGAAGTGCCGCCATATTGATTGACAAGGGCTTGCGCTTGTTGGGGGCCTTCGGTCGCTTGCTTCTGTTGTAGAGCAGAGCGCACGTAGTTACCGACAAGGGACATTGTAGATTGCACTGCTGACGGGTCGGCACCATAATTATTGCTGACCTGCTGCACGGTGCCAAAAATATTATCCATCTGTCCGGGAGTCGCTTCGCGATCTGGACTGTCTAGGGCATTGATAATTTGGTCAAAAAGTCCCATAACTCTTTCTACTCCGATAACTTGAACAAAATGTCTCACTTTTGGGCTATCGTTCGCCTCTAGCTATTAGCAGAGAATTTTTGTTGTTGATGTTGATGCGGCACCCACTTGATGTTTGATGGGTAAAGCGATCGCTAACTCTGTCCCTCTACCAACTTCTGATTTGCAGCTAAATTTCCCGCCATGTTTCTCTACGATAATTTGACGGCTAATCGCTAGACCCAAGCCGGTTCCAATACCTCTCGGTTTCGTAGTAAAAAAGGCATCAAAGATTTTCTCCTGATGTTCGGGCGCAATACCAGAACCGTTGTCAGCAATCCGCACCCCAACGGTATCCTTGTTTAGGCGTTCTGTAGAAATCACGATTTCTCCAGGCTCTTTTGCCTCTTCTAGAGCATCAATAGCATTGCTCAGTAGATTCATAAATACCTGATAAAGCAAGCCGGTGTAACCTTCAATGCTTGGGATATCACCGTAGTTTTGAATAATATTGATATTGTTTTTAATCCGATTATTTAGAATCAGCAAGGTACTCTCAAGACAGGCGTGCAAATCTACAGAATTCGGTTTTGGATCGTCTAGGCGAGAGAAATCTTTTAAACTTAAAACAATTTGTCGAACTCGGTCAGAACCGACTTTCATCGATTGCAGAACTTTTGGCAGGTCTTGTTTAAGAAAATCGATATCGATTTCTTCGGCTTGAACTTGAATCGCTTTAGGAGGGTTGGTAATTTCAGCTTGGTAAGTTTCTAGTAATGCGAGAAGTTCTTTAACGTAGTCACCCGCATAAGCCAAGTTGCCATAGATGAAGTTGACCGGATTATTGATTTCATGGGCGACTCCGGCAAGCATTCGTCCCAAACTAGACATTTTCTCACTTTGGATTAGCCGTAACTCGCTGTCTGCTTTTTGTTCTTGCAAAAGGTGCCCCACCTGGAGGATGAGCTGATTGAGGGAGGTTGCCAACATTCCCACTTCATCTTCAGTTGTAATCGGCACTTGCAAGCCAAAATTAGATTCTTGAGTTGCCCGCTGTGCTACATCAGTTGCAGCTTTCAGGGGACGGACGATGGCGCGAGAAGTGTAGATGGCTAAAAGGATAGCGATCGCAATTGACAATAAAATACTTGCAACAATAATTTGAAATCGGATTGTTTCCGCAGCAATCAAAGCCAGTTCTGCCTGCTTAACATCCTGGTAAGATCCCTGAATAACTCCAGTTAAGTCGTCTGAGAGACCATCAAAATTTAGCGCTACAGAACCATTCGTAAAATTTAAAAGTAGTTTTTGTGCTTCCTGAATTTTTTCTGGCTTTAAATGAGACAGCTCAATTTGCTGTACTAATTCATCAACCTGATGAAAATAGATTTCTGGTACGTTTTCGTAAGTTTTTAGAAAACTGGGTATTCCATCAGCGTGTACATGAGCCGCTGCCTCGCGTTGATAAACGGCGCTGTTTGTATAAGATTTGATTTGAGACAATATCCGCTTAATTTCAGCAGTATGTTCCAGAAAATGAGAGTATTCGTCCCAAAACAATTCCGGATTTTCTGCTAGCGGAATCAATTGTTGTTGGTGCGTACGTGCCTGTAGTACGCCATTTTGCAAGCGATGGAGAAGGTTGAGTTCTTGGTTGCTATATTCATGCAACTTCGTAGCTCGTTGCTGATAGTAATCTCCAATCATAAATCCGGCAGCCGTTCCCAAAACGGCAATGCCTAGGGTTAGCCCATATCCATAACTAATTTTTTGGCTAACGCTGAAACGACCAGTGACCCGGCTGAGCCAGCCTGTGATACTGACTGGGTGAGGGAACGCACTGCCTAAGCGTATCTGAGGCTTCCTGACGTTTGGCTCAGAGATCATCGATCTATCCGGTGGAGGATAATTTTAAAAGCTAGTTTGTATTATAATTTACTGTTTTTTAAAATTACTCAGAAAGACGCTTTGTTTTAATTATCTAGCCGAGAAAAAATCACGGCAACAGGCTCTACTTTATTCGTGGAAGCATCTCTTGCCTGTTGCTGATAGCAGACAATGATAGGGAGATTAAGATTAGAAGCATCTCCTTACCACAATCCCGTTCATGCCCCTGTCGCGCTTATTAACGCTGATCGTTGGCCTCAGTGTAATTCTGGGGCTGATGCTGTGGCTGATTAATTCTCTCTATCGGCTGTATATTCAGATTTCTTTTACGGCACCTTTACTGGGAAATCTGCTGCTTTTGTTGCTGATTGTCCTACTGGGGGTGCTAATCGGTGGATTTATCTACTATGTGATGATTCTTCAGGGGACTGCAAAAGGTTCGCGGCAACGCCGCAGATTGCCGAAAGTCCCGGAAGCGAAGACAGAGGCGGCTTCAGAAACCCTCAAAGCAGTGCGGCAGCAAGTAGCACAGATTCAGGATGAGGTGTCGCGGCAGGCATTGCTGGAGCGATCGCGCGAAATTGAAGCAAATTTGGCGCGTGGGGAACTGTTAGTCGTCGTATTTGGCACGGGTTCTGCTGGCAAGACTTCTCTGGTGAACGCCCTGATTGGGCGCATGGTAGGACGGGTAGACGCGCCAATGGGAACGACGGAGGTAGGGGAAACTTACGTTCTCAAGTTGAAAGGATTAAATCGGCAAATTTTGATTACCGATACGCCCGGAATTTTAGAAGCAGGGGTAGCAGGAAGCCAGCGAGAACAACTAGCACGGCAATTGGCAACTGAAGCAGATTTGTTGTTATTTGTCGTAGATAATGACTTGCGGCAGTCGGAGTATAACCCGCTGCGAACCTTGGCAGAGATTGGCAAGCGATCGCTGTTGATTCTCAACAAAACCGATCTTTATACAGACACCGATAAAGAAACGATTCTGGCGCGTCTGCGGGAACGAGTACGGGGATTTATCGCCACCGCTGATGTGGTTGCGATCGCTGCGAATCCCCAGCTTGCCGAATTGGAGAGTGGCGAAACCTTCCAACCCGAACCCGATGTGATGCCGTTAATTCGCCGCATGGCAGTGGTTCTCAGAGCCGAAGGGGAAGACTTAGTGGCTGACAACATCCTACTGCAATCTCAGAGACTGGGAGACGAAGCTCGACGCCTGCTGGATGCTCAGCGCAGACGCCAAGCGGAGAAGGTGGTAGAACGTTTTCAGTGGATTGGGGCGGGTGTCATCACCGTGACACCCCTACCAGTGGTGGATTTGCTAGCAACCGCCGCTGTAAATGCCCAAATGGTTGTAGAAATTGGCAGAATTTACGGTTGTGAACTGAATATGGATCGAGGGCGCGAATTAGCGCTTTCTTTAGGGAAAACTCTCGCGAGTTTGGGAATTGTCCAAGGAGCAATTGAGTTGCTTTCTAGAGTCCTCCAACTGAGTGTCGCCGCCTATCCTATTGGTAAGGTGATTCAAGGCGTTACCGCCGCTTATTTGACTCGAATTGCTGGGAAGAGTTTTATTGAATACTTCCGTCACGATCAAGATTGGGGCGATGGCGGAATCACAGAAGTTGTGCAGCGACAGTTTCAGCTAAATCGCCGGGATGAGTTTATCAAGACATTTGTGCAAGAAGCGATCGCGCGAGTCGTCAAACCTTTAGCAGAAGCGAAAGAACCGCAAGAGGAACGCCAATCAGATCCGCCTCAACAATAGTAGCGTTTGCGAAGCGATATTCCTCCATCGGTAACACCCAGAAATATACCAGTTCTGGGTTACAGATTAAGGGTGCGCTTGCAAATTCTCTTTATCTACAAATAAATTTTATCTGCCAACCTGAAATTTATCCGGATATAGCAATTCTTGAGTTGATTAATAAGGTTAACAAGACAGCTTGCTTAACTTGGAGAAATTTCTATGGAATTAACGATTGCCGCAATTGCCTTCACCTGGATATTTTTCGCCTTTAGCGGAAGAACCTTATCCGACAAAAAAGGATCTGACAAAAAACCCGAATATATCGCCAAAATCTACAAAAATGACTAAAGAAAGAGAAGCTCACTTTTTCACTTTCTTTCATGGCTCATAAAATGACGATTTTTCAGATGCTCAACAAATTTTAAATTGCTGTTTTAAATTCATCGTCATAGCAATTGGAGAATGGGGACACAAAACTTCCCAATCTCCTTTTTTATTTATTATCCTCTAAGCTAAACAATGCAACTCCCAGCAGCTCCCTGCTGGGTAAAGTAAAGATAGGCAATAGGCAACTTTTTTTAATTGTTATTCTGAGCGGAATCCAGTACAGGGTTAGCGAAGACGATGACATAAAAAGTTGTACACGGGATATAAATAAACGGGGAAAACAGCCGTTTGACCTTAGAATTATTTATCAGGGAAATAAAGAATAATTAAATGAAATTTTGTAGAGCGATCGCCATTTTTTAAAAGTCAACTTCCCCCGATTTTTATTGGCTCGCATACGTGTACATCACGTCTGAACGCAGTACATACTTTCGACCTTGGATTACGGGTGCGCCTTCATGTTTTATTTCGTGGATAAAGAACAGCGCCATACCGATTTGAGGAACTATAGAGACGTTGGGTGAAAAAAACAGAGTTTCGCCTCCCTCAAAGTCTTCGCTCAGATAAATCATAAAAGTTAAACGGCTATGGTCGCCGTTTGTTCGCCAATAACTACCGTCGTGATGCGGTGCGAAGCGCTGACCTGGATCGTATCGGTAGAACCGCAAGCGCTCATTAAGTCCCATTGCACACCAGTTACCGATTCTGGGAACATAAGTTTCCACACGATGCCATAAATTTGCCGCAAGTTCTTCATCATCCAAAATCACCCGATCGTTATTTCGGATTGATGGAGCCATTATGTATTCATCCTGTCCTACGGTGAGACCAGCCGGAGTATAGCCTATGTTTTCGGTTATAGCGATATACTCGGCACACTCTGCTTTTGATAGAACGTTTGGGACGGTAAAAATCGGATTTTCTAAAGGCGCTTTTTTCATGACTAATTATTATTTAAGGTTTTTTTCAGGGTGTCAGGTATATTTAAGTCATGAAAAATCGGATGCCAAAAGAACATACTATTTGTGGCGATTTCTAGCATCCAAGAATTTTAGCTGCTGGTAAAGCATCGCAATTTTCGGCAAATCAACACCTGCTGCTTGTGCAGTTCGTAGGGGATTACCGAACATGGTTTCCACCTCTAGAGGACGCCCTTCGTCATAGTCGATTTTCATACTGGTGCGGTACGGCTTCATCTTTGCCGTGTGATCGAGCATCTTTTCGACAAAGCTATCAGGAATCTTCCGACCAAAAGCAGATGCACCTACCAGCACTTCACCCATTAACTGCTCGGCTAATAATCGCGTGTGAAGATTGTTCATCAGCTCATCTGTTGTGGCGTCAAGAACCACAGAAAGCCCGTTATATGGGATATTCCAGACCAGTTTCTGCCAACGAGCAAACAGCAAGTCTTCAGCAAGTTGGATAGGGATGTCAGCACTTTCAAAGTCGCTGGCAATCTGACGCATTCGCTCGGTAATCCCGGCGGGTTGGTAATCGGGGGTATATTCGCCGAGTGTAATCGCCTTATAGTCTAGGTGGCGGATGTGTCCTGGCCCCACTTTATTAGAGCAGAGAAAGCACAAGCCTCCCATCACCCGTTCCGAACCAACAATTTTGGCGACTTTCTCTTCAACTCCTAGACCATTTTGCAGCACTAAGACAACGCCATCATCCTTAACCATAAATGGCAGCATTTCAGGTAGCAGGTGGTTTTGCGTCGTTTTCAGCGCCACAACTACCACATCGCAAGGTGGCATTTTGTTAGCGTCAGGGTAGGCGTTAACGTGGGGGAGGGTAAAATCGCCGTCTGGGGACTCAATGACTAAACCCTGTTGACAGACTTGTTCGTAGTCGCTGTGCAACAGGAAGTGGACATTCAGCCCCGCTCGTTGTAGTTTAGCTCCGTAGTAGCCCCCCAGCGCTCCTGTTCCGAGGATGGCGTAACTCCGATTAGACATTGCTCTCTATAAAAGCTGAATCGCGGATATTTGGGCAACTTGCACGACTGGCGGCAATTGACTTGTGGGCGCGGGTATCATTTCACCCCGGAAGTCTAGTAACTGAACCAGCAGCAGATAGGCGATCGCTAAAATTATAGAAATTGCCCCAGTGATAATTGCAACTATTTTTGAGCGTTCCATCAGTTCCCTCGCAACATTACTCATTCCATTTTCTATCTTGAACTGACACGAAAGTCCGCAAAATAGGGAATCAATAATATTGTAGAGAATGCGATCGCTTGCCGAACTAATATGAATTCTGTTGAAGATAAGTCAGGGGAACCGATTACCGTTTACCGTCAATCGGTAGTACAGACTTTTGAACTGCGAAAGGTTTATCGCACCGGATTTTGGCTAAATCAAAAAATTGAATCTCTCAAAAGCTGCACGCTGTCGGTGTTTGAGGGGGAAACATTTGGACTGCTAGGACCGAATGGGGCTGGGAAAACGACGCTGTTAAAGACGCTTTTGGGAATAGTACGCCCTACAGGTGGACGAGGGGTACTACTGGGAAAACCTTTGGGCGATCGCGAGGTGAAACAACGCATCGGTTATTTACCGGAAAACGCCTATTTCTATGACTTTCTCACCGGCTGGGAGTTTTTGCAATTTACGGCTGGATTATTTCAAATCCCGAAATCAGTGCAGCGTCAACGCATTCCCCAACTACTGGAATTAGTTGGATTGGCTCAATCCGCTGCCCGTAAAAAGCAGATGCGTCAGTATTCTAAAGGGATGCTGCAACGGGTAGGCATGGCTCAAGCGCTGATTAACGATCCAGAACTGGTATTTTTGGATGAGCCGATGTCGGGTCTTGACCCAATGGGGCGCTACCAGATGCGAGAGATTATTTTATCCCTCAAGAAACAGGGAAAGACAATTTTTTTTAATAGTCATGTTTTGGCGGAAGTGGAGCAGATATGCGATCGCGTCGCTATCCTCGCCCAAGGTGAGCTGATTTGCGTCGGTTCCCTCGATGAACTCCTTGGCATCGCCGAATCCTACCACGTCAGAGGTAAAGGCGGGAACCTGGAGGTTCTCAAACGCTGGATACCCGATTTAGCATTTGAGCATAATGGCTGGCATGGTCACTTACAAGGCGAACCCCAAGAGTTTCTGGCTAGCCTCCGTTTGATGGGTGCTCATCTAACGACAATGAACCTCTCCCGTCCTTCTCTAGAGGACTTTTTTATTCAGCAGCTACAACAACGTGGCATTCGTTCCAGTAGTTGAGTTGTGTAAGGGGGTTTGGGGGATCTGATGAGTGGCTGCACGCTAGCGAAATGAGATGAAATGGGTAGCGGTGCTAACCTAATAGCGATCGCGCCTTCAATACTTTTGAAGGATGCACTGCAAGTCTTATAGCGAGTATCTCTAAACAGGACACTCACTTAAAATCATCAAAACGCATGGCTGACCTTTTAGAAACTGCCACTAATGAAGGATCTTTCAAAACTCTGGTTAATGCTCTTGAGGCTGCTGGTCTGTTTGAGATTCTCAAGAGTCCAGGACCCTATACTGTCTTTGCTCCAACTGACGAAGCATTTGCCAAAATTCCAGAGGATACACTGGCTTCTTGGATGGACAACATCCCCAAGCTGAAGCAAATTTTAATGTATCACGTCCTGTTTGGGGATGTTAGAACTGATAACTTCGTCGAGATAGATTCCGCTGAGACAGTTGAGGGCGGCATTCTGGGGATTGATAGCACCGACGACGGTTTTAAAGTGAATGATGCGAAGGTGCTAAAAACAGATATCCTTACCGATAACGGCGTCATCCATGTCATTGATTCAGTACTTACACCGACGATAATGTCTAAATAGGCACTAATTTCTGCTGTTGAATCCTGTCTTCAGACAGAATTTATTGACCAAAAACTGGGTAATGGTAAGACAAAAGCAAATTTGGAGTCAGTGCGATCTAAACGACATCGTAAAAATTTAAAATTCGATTTGCTGACATAAAAAAGGAGGCACCTTTGCAAAGGTGCCTCCTTTTGATTTGGGCGATCGCCAAGGAATGTGGATTAAATAATTGGTCAAATTCACATTCTGTAAGGACATGGCACAAACACGCCCCTACGCAGGCAATTAAAGGTTAATCAATCCACCCTTCTTGGCAAACATTCGCGAAATTCGTTTAACCCAGGATGCATCCACTACGCGCTGGCAAATGCAAGGACAGATGGTTGGATTCTCCCTCACCGCTCCATGACACCTCGGCAGTGCCATACAATTGCTGATTAGGCTTGGATTGTAGCCCCGTCACCTCAAAACTCACATGATCTGCCGGTGCCGTCCCCACGTTAATGGCAACAATCAGTTCCTCATCTCCCAATTTCCGAGCAAAGACGTAAACTGTTCCTTCCGCAAACAGAACGTGATAGGAACCTGTACGCAAGGCTGGATATTGGTGACGCAGGGCGATGAGTTGCTTGTGATAATCTAAAACATCACGCTCCCAGTGAGCTTCCATCGGAAAACCCCGACGCGAATCTGGATCGAGTTTTCCCGGTAATCCCACTTCATCACCATAGTAGATGCTGGGCGCACCGGGATAAGTCAATAGCAGCAATGTTGCTAGTTGAACACTCTCCTTATCACCGCCTGCAATAGAAATCAGTCGCGCCGTATCGTGGCTAGCTAGCAAATTCAACTGAGTCAGTTGAATATCCCACGGATAAAATTCCAACAATTGCTGGATTTTTTCGGCATACTCTGGTGCAAAGAGGGGCGGATAAGGATGGTAAGAGCGATCTTTCACTTGGTCAATGTCTACGCGATCGCCTGCGGCAAAAGCAATCGTCGGCGCAGCAAAGAGATAGTTCATTACCCCGTCAAACTGAGTCCCATCCAGCCACTCGCGGGAATCTCCCCAGACTTCCCCCACGATATAAGCTTCTGGGTTAATGGCTTTTACGCGATCGCGAAATTCCTGCCAAAATCCTTGAGCCTTAATCTCAAACGGCACATCCAAGCGCCAGCCATCAATGCCGAATTTAATCCAATATTCGGCAATCTCCATAATATATTCCCGCACTTCCGGATTTTCATGGTTGAACACTGGCAGCGCCCGATTTCCGTCCCAGCCCTCATAATTCGCCGGAAAATCGCCGTTATACGCCGATAAAGGCCAGCCTTCAATCTTGAACCAATCCACCCAAGGCGAATGGGGGCCATTTTCCAGAACATCGTGGAAAAAGAAAAATCCCCGACTGGAGTGATTAAATACCCCATCCAGCACAACTTTGATATCCCGTTCGTGGGCAGCTTCCAGCAACTCCCGAAAAGCGCCATTCCCCCCCAACATTGGATCGACCTGATAATA encodes:
- a CDS encoding saccharopine dehydrogenase NADP-binding domain-containing protein, whose amino-acid sequence is MSSNFLLYGANGYTGTLIARLAVQQGLRPILAGRNSEKLQPLATSLGLEHRAFSLENESAVDAALQDVAAVLHCAGPFSRTSKPMVEGCLRTKTHYLDITGEVAVFEAIAAKDAEAIKAGVMLLPGVGFDVVPSDCLAAHLKKQLPSATSLALAFTAGQTSRGTATTIVEAQKQGGLVRRGGVLTPVLTAWKTRTIDFGEGPVLGTTLPWGDVSTAFYSTGIPNIEVYMATPRSTYWALVASRYLGWLLGSPPMQSLQKRLIQAQPPGPTDAQRQQGKTRLWGEVSDNGTTKVSRLQCPEGYTLTALTALAIVTKVLAGQVSVGFQTPSKVYGADLILEIEGVERSDINSDINNG
- a CDS encoding DUF937 domain-containing protein, giving the protein MGLFDQIINALDSPDREATPGQMDNIFGTVQQVSNNYGADPSAVQSTMSLVGNYVRSALQQKQATEGPQQAQALVNQYGGTSPNPQAVDALFGFSQVPQIVQVIAQRTGLNPAMIQQMLPILVPLVLNLLKTGSSAQNPQGSNPVLNTFLDADRDGDVDIADAMQLAARHLGR
- a CDS encoding ATP-binding protein, with amino-acid sequence MISEPNVRKPQIRLGSAFPHPVSITGWLSRVTGRFSVSQKISYGYGLTLGIAVLGTAAGFMIGDYYQQRATKLHEYSNQELNLLHRLQNGVLQARTHQQQLIPLAENPELFWDEYSHFLEHTAEIKRILSQIKSYTNSAVYQREAAAHVHADGIPSFLKTYENVPEIYFHQVDELVQQIELSHLKPEKIQEAQKLLLNFTNGSVALNFDGLSDDLTGVIQGSYQDVKQAELALIAAETIRFQIIVASILLSIAIAILLAIYTSRAIVRPLKAATDVAQRATQESNFGLQVPITTEDEVGMLATSLNQLILQVGHLLQEQKADSELRLIQSEKMSSLGRMLAGVAHEINNPVNFIYGNLAYAGDYVKELLALLETYQAEITNPPKAIQVQAEEIDIDFLKQDLPKVLQSMKVGSDRVRQIVLSLKDFSRLDDPKPNSVDLHACLESTLLILNNRIKNNINIIQNYGDIPSIEGYTGLLYQVFMNLLSNAIDALEEAKEPGEIVISTERLNKDTVGVRIADNGSGIAPEHQEKIFDAFFTTKPRGIGTGLGLAISRQIIVEKHGGKFSCKSEVGRGTELAIALPIKHQVGAASTSTTKILC
- a CDS encoding GTP-binding protein → MPLSRLLTLIVGLSVILGLMLWLINSLYRLYIQISFTAPLLGNLLLLLLIVLLGVLIGGFIYYVMILQGTAKGSRQRRRLPKVPEAKTEAASETLKAVRQQVAQIQDEVSRQALLERSREIEANLARGELLVVVFGTGSAGKTSLVNALIGRMVGRVDAPMGTTEVGETYVLKLKGLNRQILITDTPGILEAGVAGSQREQLARQLATEADLLLFVVDNDLRQSEYNPLRTLAEIGKRSLLILNKTDLYTDTDKETILARLRERVRGFIATADVVAIAANPQLAELESGETFQPEPDVMPLIRRMAVVLRAEGEDLVADNILLQSQRLGDEARRLLDAQRRRQAEKVVERFQWIGAGVITVTPLPVVDLLATAAVNAQMVVEIGRIYGCELNMDRGRELALSLGKTLASLGIVQGAIELLSRVLQLSVAAYPIGKVIQGVTAAYLTRIAGKSFIEYFRHDQDWGDGGITEVVQRQFQLNRRDEFIKTFVQEAIARVVKPLAEAKEPQEERQSDPPQQ
- a CDS encoding 2OG-Fe(II) oxygenase; this translates as MKKAPLENPIFTVPNVLSKAECAEYIAITENIGYTPAGLTVGQDEYIMAPSIRNNDRVILDDEELAANLWHRVETYVPRIGNWCAMGLNERLRFYRYDPGQRFAPHHDGSYWRTNGDHSRLTFMIYLSEDFEGGETLFFSPNVSIVPQIGMALFFIHEIKHEGAPVIQGRKYVLRSDVMYTYASQ
- a CDS encoding putative 2-dehydropantoate 2-reductase, producing MSNRSYAILGTGALGGYYGAKLQRAGLNVHFLLHSDYEQVCQQGLVIESPDGDFTLPHVNAYPDANKMPPCDVVVVALKTTQNHLLPEMLPFMVKDDGVVLVLQNGLGVEEKVAKIVGSERVMGGLCFLCSNKVGPGHIRHLDYKAITLGEYTPDYQPAGITERMRQIASDFESADIPIQLAEDLLFARWQKLVWNIPYNGLSVVLDATTDELMNNLHTRLLAEQLMGEVLVGASAFGRKIPDSFVEKMLDHTAKMKPYRTSMKIDYDEGRPLEVETMFGNPLRTAQAAGVDLPKIAMLYQQLKFLDARNRHK
- a CDS encoding ABC transporter ATP-binding protein, producing the protein MNSVEDKSGEPITVYRQSVVQTFELRKVYRTGFWLNQKIESLKSCTLSVFEGETFGLLGPNGAGKTTLLKTLLGIVRPTGGRGVLLGKPLGDREVKQRIGYLPENAYFYDFLTGWEFLQFTAGLFQIPKSVQRQRIPQLLELVGLAQSAARKKQMRQYSKGMLQRVGMAQALINDPELVFLDEPMSGLDPMGRYQMREIILSLKKQGKTIFFNSHVLAEVEQICDRVAILAQGELICVGSLDELLGIAESYHVRGKGGNLEVLKRWIPDLAFEHNGWHGHLQGEPQEFLASLRLMGAHLTTMNLSRPSLEDFFIQQLQQRGIRSSS
- a CDS encoding fasciclin domain-containing protein, whose translation is MADLLETATNEGSFKTLVNALEAAGLFEILKSPGPYTVFAPTDEAFAKIPEDTLASWMDNIPKLKQILMYHVLFGDVRTDNFVEIDSAETVEGGILGIDSTDDGFKVNDAKVLKTDILTDNGVIHVIDSVLTPTIMSK
- a CDS encoding glycoside hydrolase family 13 protein, producing the protein MQIQTPDWVKHAVFYQIFPDRFAKTKHSHKRLLKDTRWEDWHEIPTLQGYKGGDLWGVMEQLDYLQNVGINAIYFTPIFQSASNHRYHTHDYYQVDPMLGGNGAFRELLEAAHERDIKVVLDGVFNHSSRGFFFFHDVLENGPHSPWVDWFKIEGWPLSAYNGDFPANYEGWDGNRALPVFNHENPEVREYIMEIAEYWIKFGIDGWRLDVPFEIKAQGFWQEFRDRVKAINPEAYIVGEVWGDSREWLDGTQFDGVMNYLFAAPTIAFAAGDRVDIDQVKDRSYHPYPPLFAPEYAEKIQQLLEFYPWDIQLTQLNLLASHDTARLISIAGGDKESVQLATLLLLTYPGAPSIYYGDEVGLPGKLDPDSRRGFPMEAHWERDVLDYHKQLIALRHQYPALRTGSYHVLFAEGTVYVFARKLGDEELIVAINVGTAPADHVSFEVTGLQSKPNQQLYGTAEVSWSGEGESNHLSLHLPARSGCILG